A part of Pectobacterium cacticida genomic DNA contains:
- a CDS encoding sensor domain-containing diguanylate cyclase, whose protein sequence is MHTGFTNNSRWLDKTRATVVLGILLLAAFLAISWTSYQVAKESLEDEIAENTLPLTSDNVYSEIQQDLLKPIFISSLMAHDTFLRDWVLDNERDPQAMFRYLKEIDRRFNTVFSFFISDKTGFYYDQLRILKTISPDSPDDQWYFQHKALANSTPYIVDLRVDPEVRSRLDIFINHIVRDYDDNFIGMTGVGIPVERVKHLIEKYEKRYNRTIYFVDKEGNITLHGEGYRRPLHIQQQQGLKRIATMILTSPGGAYEYQSNGEPIFLNTRLIPEFGWYLMVEQTSHPSEKRLFTTLLNNLGISSLVSVLFLLLLWLTIGGYQRRLEHMATTDKLTGLMNRQAFDYLFRRVSMKKALQDKTLSLILMDIDHFKDINDQYGHNVGDNVLKAVSAVLPTQTRSSDYSCRWGGEEFVILLDNCDINAAYQRAEALRQRIEITSLPHRGKAIQITVSCGVAEYRAGETLNTLINRADIALYQAKQHGRNQVVVAEK, encoded by the coding sequence TTGCACACTGGGTTCACGAATAATTCACGTTGGTTAGACAAAACCCGCGCAACCGTCGTACTTGGAATCCTGTTACTCGCGGCCTTTCTGGCGATCAGTTGGACCAGTTACCAGGTGGCTAAAGAATCACTGGAAGATGAAATCGCAGAAAATACCCTACCGCTCACCAGCGACAACGTTTATTCCGAAATCCAGCAAGATTTATTAAAACCCATCTTTATTTCATCGTTAATGGCGCACGATACCTTTTTACGCGATTGGGTGCTGGACAACGAACGCGATCCACAAGCGATGTTTCGCTATTTAAAAGAGATCGATCGTCGTTTTAATACCGTATTTTCTTTTTTCATCTCGGACAAAACGGGTTTTTATTACGATCAACTGCGCATTTTGAAAACCATTTCGCCAGATTCGCCCGACGATCAATGGTATTTTCAGCACAAAGCGCTCGCGAATAGCACGCCCTATATTGTCGATCTTCGCGTCGATCCTGAAGTACGCTCGCGTCTGGATATTTTTATTAACCATATCGTCAGGGATTATGACGACAATTTTATTGGCATGACGGGCGTAGGCATTCCGGTTGAGCGCGTTAAGCATCTCATTGAGAAATATGAGAAACGCTATAACCGAACCATCTATTTTGTGGATAAAGAAGGCAATATTACGTTGCATGGGGAAGGCTATCGTCGGCCATTACACATTCAGCAACAACAAGGGTTGAAACGCATCGCCACCATGATTCTGACCTCTCCCGGCGGGGCTTATGAATATCAGTCAAACGGGGAGCCGATCTTCCTTAATACTCGTTTAATCCCTGAATTCGGCTGGTATTTGATGGTTGAACAAACCAGCCACCCGAGTGAAAAGCGGCTATTTACCACACTGCTTAACAATCTGGGCATCAGTTCCTTGGTGAGCGTCCTCTTTCTGTTACTGCTGTGGCTGACGATAGGCGGGTATCAACGCCGTCTGGAGCACATGGCCACTACCGATAAACTCACCGGCCTGATGAACCGCCAGGCGTTTGATTATCTCTTCCGTCGCGTCAGTATGAAAAAAGCGCTCCAGGACAAAACGCTCTCCCTGATTCTTATGGATATTGATCACTTTAAAGACATCAATGACCAGTACGGCCATAACGTTGGCGATAATGTATTAAAAGCCGTATCTGCCGTGCTACCAACACAAACCCGATCCAGCGATTATTCGTGTCGATGGGGCGGAGAGGAATTCGTTATTTTGCTCGATAATTGCGACATCAACGCCGCATACCAACGTGCCGAAGCCCTGCGTCAGCGTATTGAAATCACCTCACTACCCCACCGCGGAAAGGCTATTCAGATAACGGTGAGTTGCGGCGTCGCTGAATATCGGGCAGGGGAAACGCTCAATACGCTGATTAATCGCGCCGATATCGCGCTTTATCAGGCTAAGCAGCACGGACGCAATCAGGTGGTCGTTGCCGAAAAGTAA
- a CDS encoding nitroreductase family protein, translated as MSNAFLQSIKARRSIYAIGNTLPVSEDRVIAIVTEAVNESPSSFNSQSSRAVILFGAQHHKLWDIVKQQLQKIVPADAFAATENKLASFAAGAGTVLFFEDTKVIEGLQEKFALYADNFPIWSEQSSGIAQFAVWSALAQEKIGASLQHYNPLIDEDVKAQWDLPASWKLRAQLPFGSIEQPAGEKSYIAFDERFRVFK; from the coding sequence ATGAGTAATGCTTTTTTGCAGTCCATCAAGGCCCGTCGTTCTATTTATGCCATCGGCAATACGCTGCCGGTATCCGAAGATCGGGTAATAGCCATCGTTACCGAAGCCGTGAATGAAAGCCCCTCCTCTTTTAATTCGCAAAGTTCCCGTGCGGTTATTCTGTTCGGCGCACAGCACCACAAACTGTGGGATATTGTGAAACAGCAGTTGCAGAAGATCGTGCCTGCAGACGCGTTCGCTGCGACAGAAAATAAACTGGCCTCTTTTGCAGCTGGCGCAGGGACGGTGCTGTTCTTTGAAGACACCAAGGTCATCGAAGGGCTACAGGAAAAATTCGCGCTTTATGCTGACAATTTCCCTATCTGGTCAGAACAATCAAGCGGCATTGCCCAATTTGCCGTCTGGTCCGCGCTGGCACAGGAAAAAATTGGCGCGTCACTTCAGCACTACAATCCGCTGATCGATGAAGATGTTAAAGCGCAATGGGATCTCCCCGCCAGCTGGAAATTGCGCGCGCAACTGCCCTTTGGCTCCATTGAGCAACCGGCCGGCGAGAAAAGCTACATTGCTTTTGACGAGCGTTTCCGCGTCTTTAAATAA
- the moeB gene encoding molybdopterin-synthase adenylyltransferase MoeB, which produces MLPELSDEEMLRYNRQIVLRGFDFDGQERLKASRLLIVGLGGLGCAAAQYLAAAGVGHLTLLDFDTVSRSNLQRQVLHRDSRIGMAKVESARLTLAEMNPHLTLDTVNDDVDDDTLSELVSRHDAVLDCTDNVAIRNRLNRIGFQRQKPLISGAAIRMEGQLCVFTYQPDEPCYHCLSRLFGDNALTCVEAGVMSPLVGTIGSLQALEAIKLLTGYGKVITGRVLLFDAMTLQFRAITLPKNPHCDVCGG; this is translated from the coding sequence ATGCTGCCGGAACTGAGTGATGAAGAAATGCTGCGCTACAATCGACAGATTGTGCTACGCGGCTTTGATTTTGACGGACAGGAAAGGCTGAAAGCGTCGCGTCTGCTGATTGTCGGGCTGGGGGGATTAGGCTGTGCCGCCGCGCAGTATCTGGCAGCGGCTGGCGTCGGCCATCTGACGCTGCTGGATTTTGATACTGTCTCGCGCTCTAACCTGCAACGTCAGGTTCTGCACCGCGATAGTCGCATCGGAATGGCGAAGGTAGAATCGGCGCGCCTGACGCTAGCCGAAATGAATCCACACCTTACGCTAGATACGGTGAATGACGATGTGGATGACGACACGCTCAGCGAATTGGTCAGCAGGCACGACGCCGTACTGGACTGCACCGATAACGTCGCCATCCGCAATCGCCTCAACCGCATTGGCTTTCAGCGCCAAAAACCGCTGATTTCCGGTGCGGCCATTCGCATGGAAGGCCAACTGTGTGTGTTCACCTACCAACCCGATGAACCCTGCTATCATTGCCTGAGCCGCCTGTTCGGGGATAATGCCCTAACCTGCGTGGAAGCAGGGGTGATGTCGCCGCTGGTGGGAACGATCGGGAGCCTACAAGCCCTGGAAGCCATTAAGTTGCTGACGGGGTATGGCAAGGTGATCACCGGGCGCGTACTGCTCTTTGATGCGATGACACTCCAATTTCGCGCCATCACACTCCCGAAAAATCCGCACTGTGACGTCTGTGGCGGATAA
- the moeA gene encoding molybdopterin molybdotransferase MoeA: protein MEGMTSGLLTLEQALEKMLSQVSPLSATERVSLFDATGRITAHAIASPINVPPFASSAMDGYAVRCADVAVATTLPLAGKAFAGAPFSGTWPAGTCIRIMTGAPVPAGADAVIMQEQAEVNEDGIHFLHPVKPGQNIRLAGEDIRAGASVLPAGCKLGAAELPLLASLGIAHIDVVRRLKVAVFSTGDELQPVGNALAEGQIYDTNRFAVRLMLEQWGCEVHDLGIIRDNPDALRAAFHQADQIADLVISSGGVSVGEADYTRQMLEELGDIHFWKLAIKPGKPFAFGKLQHAWFCGLPGNPVSATLTFYQLVQPLLARLSGYSQWRLPPRLRVRTTSALKKTPGRTDFQRGIVSPNAQGELTVKTTGHQGSHVFSAFSLANCFIVLEQDRGNVAIGEWVEIEPFNALLGH from the coding sequence ATGGAAGGCATGACTTCAGGTTTACTGACTCTTGAACAGGCGCTGGAAAAGATGTTGTCTCAGGTATCTCCTCTCAGCGCCACAGAACGCGTCTCCTTATTTGACGCCACCGGACGCATCACCGCTCACGCCATCGCTTCACCTATTAACGTCCCGCCCTTCGCCAGCTCCGCGATGGATGGCTACGCCGTCCGCTGCGCCGATGTCGCCGTTGCTACCACTCTGCCGCTGGCGGGGAAAGCCTTCGCGGGGGCGCCTTTCAGCGGCACATGGCCCGCCGGAACCTGCATTCGTATCATGACCGGCGCGCCGGTTCCCGCTGGCGCTGATGCCGTCATCATGCAAGAGCAGGCTGAAGTGAACGAAGACGGTATTCATTTCCTTCATCCGGTAAAGCCCGGCCAGAATATTCGACTGGCGGGAGAAGATATTCGCGCGGGCGCCAGCGTGTTGCCAGCAGGCTGCAAACTGGGCGCGGCGGAACTGCCGCTGCTGGCGTCGCTGGGAATTGCGCACATTGACGTCGTGCGTCGCCTGAAAGTCGCCGTGTTTTCCACCGGAGATGAACTACAGCCCGTCGGCAATGCGTTAGCTGAGGGGCAGATTTATGACACCAACCGCTTCGCCGTCCGTTTAATGCTGGAACAGTGGGGCTGCGAGGTGCACGATCTGGGCATCATCCGCGACAACCCGGACGCCCTGCGCGCCGCATTCCATCAAGCCGACCAGATCGCCGATCTGGTGATTAGCAGCGGCGGCGTTTCCGTCGGTGAAGCCGATTATACTAGGCAGATGTTAGAGGAACTGGGTGACATCCATTTCTGGAAGCTGGCAATTAAACCCGGTAAACCCTTCGCCTTCGGCAAATTGCAGCATGCATGGTTCTGCGGCCTGCCAGGCAACCCCGTCTCCGCCACGCTGACGTTCTATCAACTGGTGCAGCCGCTGTTAGCCCGCCTATCTGGCTATAGCCAGTGGCGTCTGCCGCCGCGCCTGCGCGTCAGAACCACCAGCGCATTGAAGAAAACGCCGGGGCGCACCGATTTCCAACGCGGTATTGTTAGCCCTAACGCACAGGGTGAACTGACAGTAAAAACCACCGGACATCAGGGATCGCACGTCTTTAGCGCTTTCAGTCTCGCGAATTGCTTCATCGTGCTTGAGCAGGATCGCGGTAATGTCGCCATCGGCGAGTGGGTCGAGATCGAACCCTTCAACGCACTGCTGGGGCACTGA
- a CDS encoding dipeptide ABC transporter ATP-binding protein — protein MPENRVLAVRNLSVYFEQHGRRSDAVKQLTFNVDRGETLAIVGESGSGKSVTSLALMRLVEQAGGVIHQGEMQLRRRDGRVVELRSARQSIMRTLRGADLAMIFQEPMTSLNPVFPIGEQIAESIRLHQGMDRRAARAETLHMLDLVRIPEAHNVLDRYPHQLSGGMRQRVMIAMALSCKPSLLIADEPTTALDVTIQAQILQLIRVLQREMNMAVIFITHDMGVVAEMADRVLVMHRGESVETGNAVQIFTAPQHPYTQRLLAAVPALGSMRGRPFPEKFPLLDQDSASAADSAPQDTVSAQAAPILQVSQLVTRFPIRSGVLNRVTHQVHAVENVSFDLWPGETLALVGESGCGKSTTGRALLQLVKSQKGEITFKGQRIHQLSGAALQHLRRDIQLIFQDPYASLDPRLTVGFSIMEPLLVHNICRRQEAERRVAALLSRVGLAPEYARRYPHEFSGGQRQRICIARALALNPNVVIADEAVSALDVSIQAQIINLMMDLQREYGIAFLFISHDMAVVERISHRVAVMYMGQIVEIGSRQDVFERPQHPYTRKLMSAVPVADPSRRQREQVLLVDDIPSPIRALGDEPITAPLVQVGERHFVAHHPIAGAY, from the coding sequence ATGCCCGAAAATCGGGTGTTAGCGGTGCGCAACCTGAGTGTGTATTTTGAGCAGCATGGGCGGCGATCGGACGCGGTAAAGCAGCTAACCTTTAACGTCGATCGTGGGGAAACGCTGGCTATCGTGGGGGAATCGGGGTCAGGGAAGTCCGTCACCTCTCTGGCGCTAATGCGGTTAGTTGAGCAGGCGGGGGGCGTTATTCATCAGGGCGAGATGCAATTGCGTCGTCGCGATGGGCGCGTGGTGGAACTGCGCAGCGCCCGTCAGTCGATCATGCGCACGCTGCGTGGTGCGGACCTGGCGATGATATTTCAGGAACCGATGACGTCACTCAATCCGGTGTTTCCCATCGGTGAACAGATCGCCGAGTCGATTCGCCTGCATCAGGGTATGGACAGACGCGCCGCCCGTGCGGAGACCCTGCATATGCTGGATCTGGTCAGGATACCGGAGGCGCACAATGTGTTGGATCGCTACCCACATCAGTTGTCTGGCGGCATGCGCCAGCGCGTGATGATTGCGATGGCGCTGTCTTGCAAACCGTCGCTGCTGATTGCCGATGAGCCGACGACCGCGCTGGATGTGACCATTCAGGCGCAAATCCTGCAACTGATCCGGGTGCTGCAGCGCGAAATGAACATGGCGGTGATTTTTATCACTCACGATATGGGCGTGGTGGCGGAAATGGCCGACCGCGTGTTGGTTATGCACCGCGGGGAAAGTGTTGAAACGGGGAACGCAGTGCAGATCTTTACCGCCCCGCAGCATCCGTACACGCAGAGGCTGTTGGCGGCGGTACCGGCGCTAGGGTCGATGCGGGGTCGGCCTTTTCCGGAAAAATTTCCCTTATTGGATCAAGATTCGGCATCTGCTGCAGATAGCGCCCCGCAGGATACGGTTTCCGCTCAGGCAGCGCCAATCTTGCAGGTGAGCCAGTTGGTCACGCGATTTCCGATACGCAGCGGGGTGTTAAACCGCGTCACCCATCAGGTGCATGCCGTTGAAAATGTTAGTTTCGATCTCTGGCCGGGCGAAACGCTTGCGCTGGTTGGCGAATCGGGATGTGGTAAATCGACTACCGGACGGGCATTACTTCAGTTGGTGAAAAGCCAGAAAGGCGAGATAACCTTTAAGGGGCAGCGCATTCATCAACTCAGCGGCGCGGCACTACAGCATCTGCGCCGCGATATCCAACTCATTTTCCAGGACCCTTATGCGTCGCTCGATCCGCGTCTCACGGTCGGGTTTTCGATCATGGAGCCGCTGCTCGTGCACAATATTTGCCGTCGGCAGGAGGCTGAGAGGCGAGTGGCGGCGTTGCTGTCTCGCGTCGGATTAGCCCCGGAATATGCGCGTCGCTATCCGCATGAATTTTCCGGCGGCCAGCGTCAGCGTATCTGTATCGCCAGAGCGCTGGCGCTCAATCCCAACGTGGTGATTGCCGATGAAGCCGTATCCGCGCTGGATGTGTCGATTCAGGCGCAGATCATTAATCTGATGATGGATCTGCAACGTGAATACGGCATCGCATTTTTGTTTATTTCCCACGATATGGCGGTGGTTGAACGCATAAGCCACCGCGTCGCGGTGATGTATATGGGGCAAATTGTCGAGATCGGCTCGCGGCAAGATGTTTTCGAACGGCCTCAGCACCCCTATACCCGCAAGCTGATGTCGGCCGTACCGGTAGCCGACCCGTCACGCCGCCAGCGTGAGCAGGTGTTACTGGTTGATGATATACCTAGCCCGATCCGCGCGCTGGGCGATGAGCCGATCACGGCACCGTTAGTACAGGTGGGTGAACGGCATTTCGTTGCGCACCATCCGATAGCCGGTGCGTATTGA